In Longimicrobium sp., the following proteins share a genomic window:
- a CDS encoding GMC family oxidoreductase, which yields MVIGSGFGGAMAAWELVAAGLRVAMVERGGWVERGPQNWAGEGAFVRTPAYAPDSAFRVLQGRRWAEQNLCTCVGGPSVYYGGSSFRFRQGDFEPAPEIVGDSGAAWPFAYDALEPFYTQAERLLGVAGAAGTDPTEPPRSAPYPFPPSPLAAPSRRIEAAARSLGLHPFPIPLAINYAAETGCRRCTTCDAFACAIGAKNDIATRMVPELVMRGMQLFTDTLAVRLVAEGGRVAAVECRNRATGEPLVLRADSFVVAAGALATPHLLLASGLERMNPAGHAVGRYLMRHCNAMTYGVFPRNPNPGNEHHKQLAIHDFYFGVDEKDAPPGKLGNMQQVMGPPAAMLEVGLPKLIARMATPLVEHMTGLLSIAEDQPRAENGVRIDPGAIDRFGLPRMSVTSLYSPRDLAARAALVRRAKKILRRAGAWGTATWKVSTFSHAVGTVRMGDDERTAPLDRDCRFRGLENLYVTDGSCFPTSAGVNPSLTIAANALRVGRTMAAHASPAHAEAAG from the coding sequence GTGGTGATCGGCAGCGGCTTCGGCGGCGCGATGGCGGCGTGGGAGCTGGTGGCGGCCGGGTTGAGGGTGGCGATGGTGGAGCGCGGCGGATGGGTGGAGCGCGGGCCGCAGAACTGGGCGGGCGAGGGCGCCTTCGTCCGCACCCCCGCCTACGCGCCGGACAGCGCCTTCCGCGTTCTCCAAGGGCGCCGCTGGGCCGAGCAGAACCTGTGCACCTGCGTCGGCGGACCCTCGGTGTACTACGGCGGCTCGTCGTTCCGCTTCCGCCAGGGAGACTTCGAGCCCGCGCCGGAGATCGTGGGCGACTCGGGGGCCGCGTGGCCCTTTGCGTACGACGCGCTGGAGCCGTTCTACACGCAGGCCGAGCGCCTGCTGGGCGTGGCCGGCGCCGCGGGCACGGACCCCACCGAGCCCCCTCGCAGCGCACCGTATCCGTTTCCGCCTTCTCCGCTCGCGGCCCCGTCGCGGCGCATCGAGGCGGCGGCGCGGTCGCTGGGGCTGCACCCGTTCCCCATCCCGCTCGCCATCAACTACGCGGCGGAGACGGGGTGCCGGCGCTGCACCACCTGCGATGCCTTCGCCTGCGCCATCGGGGCCAAGAACGACATCGCCACGCGCATGGTGCCCGAGCTGGTGATGCGCGGGATGCAGCTCTTCACCGACACCCTGGCCGTGCGCCTGGTGGCCGAAGGGGGCCGCGTCGCCGCCGTCGAGTGTCGCAATCGCGCCACGGGGGAGCCGCTGGTGCTGCGCGCGGATAGCTTCGTGGTCGCCGCGGGGGCGCTCGCCACGCCGCACCTCCTGCTGGCGTCGGGGCTGGAGCGGATGAACCCGGCCGGGCACGCGGTGGGACGCTACCTGATGCGCCACTGCAACGCGATGACGTACGGCGTCTTTCCGCGCAACCCGAATCCCGGCAACGAGCACCACAAGCAGCTCGCCATCCACGACTTCTATTTTGGGGTGGATGAAAAGGACGCGCCTCCAGGCAAGCTCGGCAACATGCAGCAGGTGATGGGACCGCCCGCCGCCATGCTCGAAGTCGGTCTGCCGAAGCTGATCGCGCGGATGGCGACGCCGCTGGTGGAGCACATGACGGGGCTCCTCTCCATCGCCGAGGACCAGCCGCGGGCGGAGAACGGCGTCCGCATCGACCCGGGCGCAATCGACCGCTTCGGACTCCCGCGCATGAGCGTCACCTCGCTCTACTCGCCGCGCGACCTCGCCGCCCGCGCCGCCCTGGTGAGACGCGCCAAGAAGATCCTGCGCCGCGCCGGTGCGTGGGGGACCGCGACGTGGAAGGTGAGCACCTTTTCGCACGCCGTGGGCACCGTGCGCATGGGCGACGACGAGCGCACCGCCCCGCTCGACCGCGACTGCCGCTTCCGCGGCCTGGAGAACCTGTACGTGACGGATGGAAGCTGCTTCCCCACCTCCGCCGGGGTGAACCCGAGCCTCACCATCGCCGCAAACGCGCTGCGGGTGGGGCGCACGATGGCCGCGCACGCGAGCCCCGCGCACGCCGAGGCCGCCGGATGA
- a CDS encoding Gfo/Idh/MocA family oxidoreductase: MTGIAFLGCGFATRIHTKRLKGMEGVTLFYASRKLAKAEEYARKAGGAGAFGSYEAAIADPRVEVVVVATPPTSHLELTLAALAAGKHVVVEKPPFLHASDFDTVRTARDAAGRRVMVAENYFYKPMAEALRGVIERGDVGEPRLLTINALKEQTVANWRGDMSLAGGGALFEGGIHWINFMANLGLPVRRATGYRPGGNTGEPDLTTLAVFEYEGGAVGTLAYSWEIGSPLKGLRLSALYGTEGTATFETNGVFLAVRGRRRRVAVPGLADIPGYAAMWRDFIPALRENREPRFTFDAARRDMELLESVYASMDR, from the coding sequence ATGACGGGGATCGCCTTCCTGGGATGCGGCTTCGCCACCCGCATCCACACCAAGCGGCTCAAGGGGATGGAGGGGGTGACCCTCTTCTACGCCTCGCGCAAGCTGGCCAAGGCGGAGGAGTACGCGCGCAAGGCGGGCGGCGCGGGCGCGTTCGGCTCGTACGAGGCCGCCATCGCCGACCCGCGCGTGGAGGTCGTCGTCGTCGCCACGCCGCCCACGTCGCACCTGGAGCTGACGCTGGCCGCCCTCGCCGCGGGGAAGCACGTCGTGGTCGAGAAGCCGCCCTTTCTGCACGCCTCCGACTTCGACACCGTGCGGACGGCGCGTGACGCGGCGGGCCGGCGGGTGATGGTGGCGGAGAACTACTTCTACAAGCCGATGGCCGAGGCGCTGCGCGGCGTCATCGAGCGCGGCGACGTGGGCGAGCCGCGGCTGCTGACCATCAACGCGCTCAAGGAGCAGACGGTCGCCAACTGGCGCGGCGACATGTCGCTTGCGGGCGGCGGCGCGCTCTTCGAGGGCGGGATCCACTGGATCAACTTCATGGCCAACCTGGGGCTCCCCGTGCGCCGCGCCACCGGCTACCGCCCCGGCGGCAACACCGGCGAGCCCGACCTCACCACCCTCGCCGTCTTCGAGTACGAGGGCGGCGCGGTGGGGACGCTCGCCTACTCCTGGGAGATCGGCTCGCCGCTCAAGGGGCTGCGCCTTTCCGCGCTGTACGGCACGGAGGGCACGGCCACCTTCGAGACCAACGGCGTCTTTCTGGCCGTGCGCGGACGCCGCCGCCGCGTAGCCGTCCCCGGGCTCGCCGACATCCCGGGCTACGCCGCGATGTGGCGTGACTTCATCCCCGCCCTGCGCGAGAACCGCGAGCCGCGCTTCACCTTCGACGCCGCGCGGCGCGACATGGAGCTGCTCGAGTCCGTGTACGCCTCCATGGACCGCTGA
- a CDS encoding HD domain-containing phosphohydrolase yields MPLELFPPPAGPPRLLIVDDEPGIRRVLADIFAGGDFVISTAENGRVALEHFIAEGADIVLADLMMPEMDGLELLRRVKALDDTAAFLLLTGAGTMEQAVEALRLQADDYLLKPFNVDEVVLSARRALEHRRLLLENRAYQRGLEARVAEQAQQLENLFLDGLLTIANAVEARDAYTGGHLERVTVYAVAAGSALGLGEDELRDLVVCGLLHDIGKIGVPDHILRKPGVLTEEETSVMRRHPLIGAAIVERSAFLRSAAPGVLHHHERWDGRGYPFGLAGSEISLAGRVLAVVDSFDAMVTTRPYRGARATEEARDELERCSGSQFDPDVVAAFRSALDAGLPAPAETRYVRVLLERVGAHVKLARSGAASL; encoded by the coding sequence ATGCCGCTGGAGCTGTTTCCCCCGCCGGCCGGCCCGCCCCGTCTGCTGATCGTGGACGACGAGCCCGGCATCCGCCGCGTCCTCGCCGACATTTTCGCGGGCGGCGACTTCGTCATCTCCACCGCCGAGAACGGCCGCGTGGCGCTGGAGCACTTCATCGCGGAAGGCGCGGACATCGTCCTGGCCGACCTGATGATGCCGGAGATGGACGGCCTGGAGCTCCTCCGCCGCGTCAAGGCGCTGGACGACACCGCCGCCTTCCTCCTCCTCACCGGCGCGGGGACGATGGAGCAGGCCGTCGAAGCGCTGCGCCTGCAGGCGGACGACTACCTGCTGAAGCCGTTCAACGTGGACGAGGTGGTCCTCTCCGCCCGCCGCGCGCTGGAGCACCGGCGCCTGCTGCTGGAGAACCGCGCCTACCAGCGCGGCCTGGAGGCACGCGTCGCCGAGCAGGCGCAGCAGCTGGAGAACCTCTTCCTGGACGGCCTCCTCACCATCGCCAACGCGGTGGAGGCGCGCGATGCGTACACGGGCGGCCACCTGGAGCGCGTCACCGTCTACGCCGTGGCCGCCGGCTCCGCGCTGGGGCTGGGCGAGGACGAGCTGCGCGACCTGGTGGTCTGCGGGCTCCTGCACGACATCGGCAAGATCGGCGTGCCGGACCACATCCTGCGCAAGCCGGGCGTGCTGACGGAGGAGGAGACGTCGGTGATGCGGCGCCATCCGCTGATCGGGGCCGCCATCGTGGAGCGCAGCGCCTTCCTCCGCTCCGCAGCGCCGGGCGTGCTGCACCACCACGAGCGCTGGGACGGGCGCGGATACCCGTTCGGGCTGGCGGGCTCGGAGATCTCGTTGGCGGGGCGCGTGCTGGCCGTGGTCGACTCCTTCGACGCGATGGTCACCACCCGCCCGTACCGCGGCGCGCGGGCTACGGAGGAGGCGCGCGACGAGCTGGAGCGCTGCTCCGGCAGCCAGTTCGACCCCGACGTGGTGGCCGCATTCCGCTCCGCGCTGGACGCCGGGCTCCCCGCGCCGGCGGAGACGCGATACGTCCGCGTGCTGCTGGAAAGGGTGGGCGCACACGTAAAGCTTGCGCGATCCGGGGCGGCGAGCCTATAG
- a CDS encoding DUF4236 domain-containing protein — MGFRFRKSIKILPGVRVNVGRSGVSTTIGGRGASINSGRRGTYLNTGVPGSGLSYRARMDGGSGSMDSSGRAGNGCVGCLGGFFVLVILGTCIGSGPPSSPPSPLPLTGYETSAPPAPATDELYIHEPLNVRSEPNKHGAALRTLPRGTAVRLGPKDENGWAPLYDYAGNPDGYVYRASDAVRSYPAPERTRSTPKARSLSSGGTRRSSAESRGYYTGPRGGCYTYSASGRKRYVDHSYCN; from the coding sequence ATGGGGTTTCGTTTCCGGAAGAGCATCAAGATTCTACCAGGCGTGCGTGTGAACGTCGGGCGCTCCGGCGTCAGCACGACCATCGGCGGGCGGGGGGCCAGCATCAACAGCGGCAGACGCGGCACATACCTGAACACCGGCGTTCCCGGCTCGGGGCTCAGCTACCGCGCCCGGATGGACGGCGGCTCGGGATCTATGGACTCCAGCGGGCGTGCCGGCAATGGCTGCGTGGGGTGTCTCGGCGGCTTCTTCGTGCTGGTGATCCTGGGCACGTGCATCGGAAGCGGTCCGCCCTCCTCACCGCCCAGTCCGCTACCGCTCACGGGTTACGAAACGAGCGCGCCCCCTGCGCCAGCCACGGACGAGCTTTACATCCACGAACCGCTCAACGTGCGCAGCGAGCCGAACAAGCATGGCGCGGCGCTTCGCACCCTCCCCCGCGGCACCGCCGTTCGCCTCGGGCCCAAGGATGAGAACGGGTGGGCTCCGCTGTACGACTACGCGGGGAATCCCGACGGATACGTGTACCGCGCCAGTGATGCGGTGCGCTCGTACCCGGCGCCCGAACGCACCCGAAGCACGCCGAAGGCACGTTCGCTCTCGTCCGGAGGCACACGCCGCTCTTCCGCCGAGTCGCGCGGATACTACACCGGCCCCCGCGGCGGATGCTACACCTACAGCGCCAGCGGGCGGAAGCGCTACGTCGACCATTCCTACTGCAACTAG
- a CDS encoding PIN domain-containing protein, with protein sequence MAEVFLDTGYLVALESDNDQHHAAAIEHWRRFARSRPQLLTTSFVLDEVVTYFVSRGRHAKAVEIGDWLLASPSVRLVHVDEEIFRAAFEYLRQRPDKRFSLTDCASFVLMERLGIQDALAFDGHFEQAGFSRISDARR encoded by the coding sequence ATGGCCGAGGTATTCCTCGATACGGGTTATCTCGTTGCTCTCGAATCGGACAACGACCAGCATCACGCCGCCGCCATCGAGCACTGGCGACGGTTTGCGCGTAGTCGTCCTCAATTGCTGACGACGAGCTTCGTTCTGGATGAGGTGGTAACCTATTTCGTCAGCCGCGGACGCCACGCGAAAGCGGTGGAGATTGGCGATTGGCTGCTGGCGAGTCCATCCGTGCGCCTGGTGCACGTGGACGAGGAGATCTTTCGAGCCGCCTTCGAGTACTTGAGGCAGCGACCGGACAAGCGCTTTTCGCTGACCGACTGCGCGTCTTTTGTCCTGATGGAACGTCTCGGGATCCAGGACGCGCTCGCATTCGATGGTCACTTCGAGCAGGCGGGCTTCTCCAGGATCTCAGACGCGCGCCGCTGA
- a CDS encoding glycoside hydrolase family 9 protein: MLARYAVFVLFACAAASSDLAGQPSRALMPIEFENSAEFGWLRKEVLARRTLDELTGPATWRFTGTGTLSFPTQPSLAGDRVMRVEMQMFRDAPAPTRNRLPSVNLRRAFEGEDWRGYNRLSIWFRTETSGFPTIPMQIVLHNDGAEKVPDRYGREGIHYVTLAPNGWQQVVWEIEPLPRDRVTAVEIGYWANKMLAAPGDRVAFEIGRIELQRVAPDHHTGWSVAPGRISFSHTGYAAGFSKTAVASDLAASAFELVRVDGRALGEVVLRGPVQRVSSRLGSFQQMDFSEVNAPGRYVLRAGGQTTRPFRIGADVWEGTVWKALNFFYGNRCGFDVPGSHGVDHLDWFATHGGQRIVTSGGWHDAGDLSQGVINTGEGTYALFALAERLRARGGDPALVARVLEEAKWGLDWVLRVRFPGGYRVAFGSHNLWTNNVVGDEDDRTVVAKNNPNANYISAAAGAIAYRVLKDSDPELAARSLRIAEDDWSHAIVGVEGPSTWHTPAFAATRMELAGIGVTASLELFRATGDRKYADKAVELARVIVDSQQKRPVGGAFPLAGFFYTGPDRDTLFHQFHRGNDQAPVVALAQLTEALPDHPDWMKWYSTVALHAEYQKRTASTTAPYGVLPAYVYRLGDEAKEVPDSGALHGGSREAYRAQVSAGMPMGDGWFLRAFPVWFARRGNYGILLSQAKALSAASRLRGDSAGMDLAQRQLQWVVGRNPFVQSTMYGEGYDWAQQYSVSSGDFVGSLPVGMQSRGVTDLPYWPAQNMYVYKEVWVHPVSRWLWMMEDLLATPAPAASADFQVTATTARNGDIAIRLTTRDPAVRTVALRVENLRIERPLRTVQQRGRGPAIVEWKARRIIADAPWFAIAVPDGDLARRREVFELVGSRP; encoded by the coding sequence ATGCTTGCCAGGTACGCCGTGTTTGTGCTCTTCGCCTGCGCCGCCGCGTCATCCGACCTGGCTGGCCAGCCGTCACGTGCGCTGATGCCGATCGAGTTCGAGAACTCGGCGGAGTTCGGGTGGCTGCGGAAGGAGGTGCTGGCGAGGCGCACGCTGGACGAGCTGACGGGGCCGGCCACCTGGCGCTTCACGGGGACGGGAACGCTGAGCTTCCCCACCCAGCCGAGTCTCGCTGGCGATCGCGTGATGCGCGTGGAGATGCAGATGTTCCGCGACGCGCCGGCGCCGACGCGCAACCGCCTGCCGAGCGTCAACCTGCGGCGCGCGTTCGAGGGCGAGGACTGGCGCGGCTACAACCGGCTCTCCATCTGGTTTCGCACGGAGACGAGCGGCTTTCCGACCATCCCGATGCAGATCGTGCTGCACAACGACGGCGCGGAAAAGGTGCCCGACCGGTACGGCCGCGAGGGCATCCACTACGTCACGCTCGCGCCCAACGGGTGGCAGCAGGTCGTGTGGGAGATCGAGCCGCTGCCGCGCGATCGCGTGACGGCCGTCGAGATCGGCTACTGGGCCAACAAGATGCTCGCGGCGCCCGGCGACCGCGTCGCGTTCGAGATTGGACGCATCGAGCTCCAGCGCGTCGCTCCGGACCACCACACGGGGTGGAGCGTCGCGCCAGGGCGGATCTCGTTCAGCCACACCGGCTACGCGGCGGGCTTCTCGAAGACGGCGGTCGCGAGCGATCTGGCGGCCTCGGCTTTCGAGCTGGTGCGCGTGGATGGCCGCGCCCTCGGCGAGGTGGTGCTGCGAGGGCCGGTGCAGCGGGTGAGCAGCCGTCTCGGCTCGTTCCAGCAGATGGACTTCTCGGAGGTGAATGCGCCCGGGCGCTACGTCCTCCGCGCCGGCGGCCAGACGACGCGGCCGTTTCGCATCGGCGCGGACGTGTGGGAGGGGACGGTGTGGAAGGCGCTCAACTTCTTCTACGGAAACCGCTGTGGCTTCGACGTGCCCGGCTCGCACGGCGTCGACCACCTGGACTGGTTCGCGACGCATGGCGGCCAGCGCATCGTGACGAGCGGCGGGTGGCACGATGCGGGCGACCTGTCGCAGGGGGTGATCAACACCGGCGAGGGGACGTACGCGCTCTTCGCCCTGGCCGAGCGGCTCCGCGCGCGCGGCGGGGACCCGGCGCTCGTGGCGCGGGTGCTGGAGGAAGCGAAGTGGGGGCTGGACTGGGTGCTGCGCGTGCGCTTCCCCGGCGGCTATCGCGTGGCCTTCGGGAGCCACAACCTGTGGACCAACAACGTGGTGGGCGACGAGGACGACCGCACCGTCGTCGCAAAGAACAACCCGAACGCCAACTACATCTCCGCGGCGGCGGGCGCGATCGCGTATCGCGTGCTCAAGGACAGCGACCCCGAGCTGGCCGCGCGCAGCCTGCGCATCGCCGAGGACGACTGGAGCCACGCCATCGTCGGCGTGGAAGGGCCGTCGACCTGGCACACGCCCGCCTTCGCCGCGACCCGCATGGAGCTCGCGGGGATCGGCGTCACCGCGTCGCTCGAGCTCTTCCGCGCAACGGGGGACCGCAAGTACGCCGACAAGGCGGTGGAGCTCGCGCGCGTCATCGTCGATTCGCAGCAGAAGCGCCCGGTCGGCGGCGCCTTTCCGCTCGCCGGGTTCTTTTATACGGGCCCGGACCGCGACACGCTCTTCCACCAGTTCCATCGCGGCAACGACCAGGCGCCGGTCGTTGCGCTGGCGCAGCTCACGGAGGCGCTGCCGGACCACCCGGACTGGATGAAGTGGTACTCCACGGTCGCCCTGCACGCTGAGTATCAGAAGCGCACCGCGTCCACGACCGCGCCGTACGGTGTTCTCCCCGCCTACGTCTACCGCCTGGGCGACGAGGCGAAGGAGGTGCCGGACTCGGGCGCGCTGCACGGGGGCAGTCGCGAGGCGTACCGTGCGCAGGTGAGCGCGGGGATGCCGATGGGCGACGGCTGGTTCCTGCGCGCGTTCCCGGTCTGGTTCGCGCGCCGCGGCAACTACGGCATCCTCCTCTCACAGGCGAAGGCGCTCTCCGCCGCGTCACGGCTCCGCGGCGACAGCGCGGGGATGGACCTGGCCCAGCGGCAGCTTCAGTGGGTCGTCGGGCGCAACCCCTTCGTCCAGAGCACGATGTACGGCGAGGGGTACGACTGGGCGCAGCAGTACAGCGTGTCGTCGGGCGACTTCGTCGGCTCGCTCCCGGTCGGGATGCAGAGCCGCGGCGTCACAGATCTGCCCTACTGGCCGGCGCAGAACATGTACGTGTACAAGGAGGTCTGGGTCCATCCCGTCAGCCGCTGGCTCTGGATGATGGAGGACCTGCTGGCCACCCCCGCGCCCGCCGCCTCCGCCGACTTTCAGGTCACCGCCACCACCGCCCGCAACGGCGACATCGCCATCCGCCTGACCACCCGCGACCCCGCCGTCCGCACAGTCGCCCTGCGCGTCGAGAACCTGCGCATCGAGCGGCCGTTGCGTACGGTGCAACAGCGCGGTCGCGGGCCCGCCATCGTCGAGTGGAAGGCGCGGCGGATCATCGCCGACGCCCCATGGTTCGCCATCGCCGTCCCCGATGGCGACCTGGCGCGGCGCCGCGAGGTGTTCGAGCTCGTGGGGAGCCGGCCCTGA
- a CDS encoding histidine kinase dimerization/phospho-acceptor domain-containing protein, whose translation MPNPTRGAASTPVPAGTDAFSIPAGAPSERVLAVLHRISECVARPAELARLLRTFADEIGVLLHASATTVTAEPGGLLAFRVGSGFLASFEGELLPSEESFCGTALRSGMMLESADLSQEPHAYPGEQELGAGPALAAALPAPSGAVGVLLVLRPAGARPFSEDDRATLALVTEFAGSALAGALAFAEARARRVPVDAWRRDRETAAWRRTYDAVAAGSGLALLRVELATGRIHWGAGVETLAGLPGEEWGATVESWAQQVAAGDRDRVVRALASPGGVSRLQISATVAGGRIKRLRLDTFPDAAEPGVLAALLAETEEVQREPSTVPVAALIRAVRHELNNPLAVVAGTVHLMEASGAADGQPELARSVQQIRDASDRLRDLSARIGLLERKPEAAFVTDSGGLGVAGNGDRPPAHNER comes from the coding sequence ATGCCCAACCCCACCCGGGGAGCGGCATCCACCCCCGTCCCCGCGGGGACGGATGCGTTCTCCATACCCGCGGGCGCTCCATCGGAGCGCGTCCTGGCGGTCCTCCACCGAATCTCGGAGTGCGTCGCACGCCCTGCTGAGCTCGCCCGGCTCCTCCGCACCTTCGCGGACGAAATCGGCGTGCTCCTCCACGCATCCGCCACCACGGTGACCGCCGAGCCCGGTGGACTGCTGGCATTCCGCGTCGGCTCGGGCTTCCTCGCCTCCTTCGAAGGCGAGCTCCTCCCCAGCGAAGAAAGCTTCTGCGGCACGGCGCTGCGCTCCGGGATGATGCTGGAGTCGGCGGACCTGTCGCAGGAGCCGCACGCCTACCCGGGCGAGCAGGAGCTGGGCGCCGGTCCCGCCCTGGCGGCGGCGCTCCCCGCCCCCTCGGGCGCCGTGGGCGTGCTGCTCGTGCTCCGCCCGGCCGGCGCGCGTCCCTTCAGCGAAGACGACCGCGCCACGCTCGCCCTGGTGACGGAGTTCGCGGGCTCCGCGCTGGCCGGCGCGCTCGCCTTCGCGGAGGCGCGCGCCCGCCGTGTTCCCGTGGACGCCTGGCGCCGCGACCGCGAGACCGCCGCCTGGCGCCGCACCTACGACGCCGTCGCTGCGGGCAGCGGGCTCGCCCTCCTCCGCGTCGAGCTGGCGACCGGCCGCATCCACTGGGGCGCCGGCGTCGAGACGCTGGCAGGCCTCCCCGGCGAGGAGTGGGGCGCGACCGTGGAAAGCTGGGCGCAGCAGGTAGCCGCCGGCGACCGCGACCGCGTTGTGCGCGCCCTGGCCTCCCCCGGCGGCGTCTCGCGGCTCCAGATCTCGGCGACGGTAGCGGGTGGCCGCATCAAGCGCCTGCGCCTGGACACCTTTCCCGACGCCGCCGAGCCCGGTGTGCTCGCTGCCCTGCTGGCCGAGACGGAGGAGGTGCAGCGCGAGCCGTCCACCGTCCCCGTGGCGGCGCTGATCCGCGCGGTGCGGCACGAGCTCAACAACCCGCTCGCCGTCGTCGCCGGAACCGTGCACCTGATGGAAGCCTCCGGCGCCGCCGACGGCCAGCCCGAGCTCGCCCGCTCCGTCCAGCAGATCCGCGACGCCAGCGACCGCCTGCGCGACCTGAGCGCCCGCATCGGCCTTCTGGAGCGCAAGCCCGAGGCGGCGTTCGTCACCGACTCCGGGGGCCTCGGAGTCGCGGGCAACGGCGACCGCCCGCCAGCGCACAACGAACGGTAG